One part of the Leptolyngbya sp. FACHB-261 genome encodes these proteins:
- the codB gene encoding cytosine permease produces MATTSEQQPAEHSLAGEDYPLSAVPPEARKSIWSLAPLLMGFTLYSGTLFAGGLVGPEFRFWPDLISLIVIGNLILGGYSSALGYIAARTGLSTVLMARFSFGSYGSRWVDFLLGFTQIGWYAWGSALIADLLNKLAGVPTSFNWLTILFFTYFFCSTAYIGYRAMDWLSRIAVPAMLILMIWSLSIASAEVGGFEGLQAIIPKGEMGTGAALTIIVGTFISGGTQATNWSRFANSGRTAAVSTLSAFFFANGFLIFTGAFCALVYSGVSEVADSSDIVQVMAYQGLLFWGLVLLFLNMWTTQDNTIYAFSVAGAHMFRTNKRTAFVLGGATMALVLAWGGIYKLLVPYLILLGTFIPPIGGVIMADYWLRHKGQFPALDEPQPAFNWAGIIAYIVASAIAYYAPGIKPINGIVAAVVLYFILSKLMLPASSKASAD; encoded by the coding sequence ATGGCGACGACCTCAGAACAACAGCCAGCCGAGCACTCCTTGGCTGGCGAAGATTATCCCTTGAGTGCGGTACCTCCAGAAGCTCGAAAATCAATCTGGTCTCTCGCACCCTTACTGATGGGGTTCACTCTTTACTCAGGTACGCTTTTTGCCGGTGGCCTAGTCGGACCCGAGTTTCGATTTTGGCCCGATCTCATCAGCTTAATTGTCATTGGAAATCTGATCCTGGGTGGCTACTCCTCAGCCCTGGGCTACATTGCCGCCCGGACAGGGTTGAGCACGGTGTTAATGGCTCGCTTTAGTTTTGGCAGCTATGGTTCGCGCTGGGTCGATTTCCTCTTAGGCTTTACCCAGATTGGTTGGTACGCCTGGGGTTCTGCCTTGATTGCTGATTTGCTCAACAAGCTGGCGGGAGTACCCACTTCGTTCAATTGGCTAACCATTCTGTTTTTTACTTATTTCTTTTGCTCAACGGCTTACATTGGCTATCGAGCCATGGATTGGCTCAGCCGCATTGCTGTGCCTGCAATGTTGATCCTGATGATTTGGAGCCTATCAATTGCCTCTGCAGAAGTCGGTGGCTTTGAGGGATTGCAGGCCATTATTCCCAAGGGCGAAATGGGGACCGGTGCAGCCCTGACAATCATTGTCGGCACCTTTATCTCGGGAGGAACTCAGGCGACCAACTGGAGCCGCTTCGCCAATTCGGGTCGCACGGCGGCGGTCAGCACTCTCAGCGCCTTCTTTTTTGCTAATGGCTTTTTGATCTTTACTGGTGCCTTTTGCGCTCTCGTCTACTCGGGAGTATCAGAAGTTGCAGACAGCTCAGATATTGTGCAGGTAATGGCCTACCAAGGTCTCCTCTTCTGGGGTTTGGTTCTACTGTTTTTGAACATGTGGACGACTCAGGACAACACCATCTATGCCTTCTCGGTTGCCGGTGCTCACATGTTCCGTACCAACAAGCGCACGGCTTTCGTGTTGGGCGGCGCAACTATGGCTTTAGTGCTGGCTTGGGGGGGCATTTACAAGCTTCTGGTGCCCTATCTCATCCTGCTCGGCACCTTTATTCCACCTATTGGTGGCGTGATTATGGCCGACTACTGGCTACGGCACAAAGGACAATTTCCCGCCCTTGATGAGCCGCAACCTGCCTTCAACTGGGCAGGAATCATTGCCTACATTGTCGCCTCGGCCATCGCTTATTATGCACCTGGCATCAAACCGATCAACGGTATTGTTGCTGCGGTGGTGCTCTACTTTATTCTGTCAAAGCTGATGCTCCCGGCCTCGTCTAAAGCCTCAGCTGATTAA
- a CDS encoding cysteine hydrolase family protein: MDSSLRTLGVPPNAWSVDALSADLTRPALEPRPLTLATATKTVRLDLAKAAILVIDMQNDFCTLGGWLDHIGVDVTPAREPIGPLKTLLPVLRTAQVPIIWVNWGNRPDLLNISAGLRHVYKPTGEGVGLGDPLPSNNSPVLTVGSWAAAVVDELAPDPSDIRVDKYRMSGFWDTPLDSILRNLGRTTLFFAGVNADQCVMATLQDANFLGYDCLLLSDCTATTSPEFCMQATLYNVKQCFGFVTDSCEILAALTSVEGKS; this comes from the coding sequence ATGGACTCATCTCTGCGTACGCTTGGTGTTCCTCCTAATGCCTGGTCTGTGGATGCGCTCAGTGCTGATCTCACTAGGCCCGCTCTCGAACCACGACCGCTCACGCTAGCGACTGCCACTAAAACAGTCCGTTTAGACCTAGCTAAAGCGGCGATTCTCGTCATTGATATGCAGAACGACTTCTGCACTCTAGGTGGCTGGCTTGACCACATTGGCGTTGATGTGACTCCGGCCCGTGAGCCTATCGGTCCGCTGAAAACTCTGCTGCCTGTATTGCGAACGGCTCAAGTTCCGATTATCTGGGTTAACTGGGGCAACCGACCTGATCTGCTAAATATCAGTGCTGGGCTGCGTCATGTCTATAAGCCAACCGGCGAAGGGGTTGGTTTAGGCGATCCATTGCCTAGCAATAATTCTCCGGTTCTAACCGTCGGTAGTTGGGCGGCAGCGGTAGTGGACGAACTAGCACCTGATCCCAGCGATATTCGCGTGGACAAATATCGGATGAGCGGCTTCTGGGATACGCCTCTTGATAGTATTCTGCGTAACCTAGGCCGGACTACGCTGTTTTTTGCAGGAGTTAACGCTGACCAGTGCGTAATGGCAACTCTGCAAGATGCTAATTTTCTTGGCTACGACTGCTTGCTACTTAGCGATTGCACAGCAACAACTTCGCCAGAGTTCTGTATGCAAGCAACGCTCTATAACGTGAAGCAGTGCTTCGGTTTTGTGACTGACTCCTGCGAGATTCTGGCTGCACTTACCTCTGTGGAAGGCAAATCCTAA
- a CDS encoding ABC transporter permease — MPEPRVATSVSELRKTPAKNMGSRGLSSSQIIDVLAPVGVGIVALLLWDIGVRFSQVPPYILPGPLAVIRALISDWNVLFSSLLITFRITVFAFIAAVVSGVLIAILFTQNKWIERSLFPYAVILQTTPIVAIAPLIVIWFRDNTEAALVTCAWLVALFPIVANTTLGLNSTDHNLRNLFQLYRASRWQTLLRLRLPSAMPYFLGGLRISGGLALIGAVVAEFVAGTGGSKAGIAYQILQASYNLQIPRMFAALVLTTGLGVLIFIVLSLVSDFALRNWHESAVKQEN; from the coding sequence ATGCCTGAGCCGAGAGTTGCAACGTCAGTGTCAGAGCTTAGAAAAACTCCAGCAAAGAACATGGGCAGTCGTGGGCTAAGCTCATCCCAAATTATTGATGTACTGGCACCAGTAGGTGTAGGGATAGTTGCGCTGCTGTTATGGGACATCGGTGTGCGCTTCAGCCAGGTTCCGCCTTACATTTTGCCAGGGCCTTTAGCGGTTATTAGAGCTTTAATCAGCGATTGGAATGTACTTTTCTCTTCTTTGCTAATTACCTTTAGGATCACAGTATTTGCCTTTATTGCGGCTGTTGTCTCAGGGGTTCTAATTGCAATTCTATTTACTCAAAATAAATGGATCGAGCGCAGCTTATTCCCCTACGCGGTCATCCTTCAGACCACACCCATTGTTGCCATTGCCCCACTGATTGTGATTTGGTTTCGTGATAATACCGAAGCTGCTTTAGTCACCTGTGCCTGGCTAGTTGCTTTATTTCCAATTGTTGCAAATACAACTTTAGGCCTTAACAGCACCGATCATAATCTGCGCAATTTGTTTCAACTCTATCGAGCGTCCCGCTGGCAAACTCTACTGCGGTTACGCTTGCCGAGTGCCATGCCCTACTTCCTAGGCGGCTTACGCATCAGCGGCGGACTGGCCCTGATCGGCGCAGTTGTGGCCGAATTTGTTGCAGGTACGGGAGGCTCGAAGGCAGGGATCGCGTACCAAATTCTTCAAGCCAGCTACAACTTGCAAATCCCCCGCATGTTTGCGGCCTTAGTGCTGACCACAGGGCTAGGAGTTCTGATTTTTATTGTGCTCTCGCTCGTTTCAGACTTTGCGCTTCGAAACTGGCATGAAAGCGCAGTTAAACAAGAAAATTAG
- a CDS encoding cupin domain-containing protein — protein MVPQCVIPTVKSPESYQAFRISPHDTNRLAIVFDPMTDNVSFTCCVEIYDIGGRTPPNRHQYAVEMFFILKGEGLAMCDGKVMPIRAGDSVLVPPTGTHIIENTGSDRLYALCTMVPNEDFAELIRGGTPVELDEEDLLVLRR, from the coding sequence ATGGTTCCTCAATGTGTCATTCCAACTGTAAAGTCTCCTGAGTCTTATCAAGCCTTTCGAATCAGTCCACACGATACCAATCGTCTGGCGATCGTCTTTGATCCCATGACCGATAATGTGTCGTTTACCTGCTGCGTCGAGATTTACGATATTGGTGGCCGAACACCTCCTAATCGACACCAGTATGCCGTTGAAATGTTCTTCATCCTTAAAGGTGAAGGGCTAGCGATGTGTGATGGCAAAGTGATGCCGATTCGCGCTGGCGATAGTGTGCTTGTGCCCCCAACTGGCACTCACATTATTGAAAATACTGGCTCAGATCGTTTGTATGCGCTCTGCACAATGGTTCCCAACGAGGATTTTGCAGAGCTGATTCGGGGTGGCACACCGGTGGAACTGGATGAAGAAGATCTATTGGTTCTGAGACGATAA
- a CDS encoding DUF4278 domain-containing protein gives MKLTYRGVSHDYTPPAVEPMGEGTQGKYRGLDWRFRNLRHPFVQQATLDLKYRGVAYRTGPVTPLAPEVVAPVAPVARQVAPQAEPTPALSMSVPAMAVRSAHEEARLLMMGHHRSIKNREQSLLSRSAAEVGLAADVTQFWNHIQGKVHPSFRATYDRSHAAMS, from the coding sequence ATGAAATTAACGTATCGCGGTGTCAGTCACGACTACACTCCTCCTGCTGTAGAGCCCATGGGTGAAGGGACTCAGGGTAAGTACCGAGGTTTAGACTGGCGGTTCCGCAACCTGAGACATCCCTTTGTGCAACAAGCCACCCTAGACCTGAAGTATCGCGGTGTTGCTTATCGCACAGGTCCAGTAACACCTTTGGCACCTGAAGTTGTGGCTCCCGTTGCGCCTGTAGCACGTCAGGTTGCTCCCCAGGCTGAACCCACTCCGGCACTGTCCATGTCTGTCCCTGCCATGGCTGTCCGTTCCGCTCATGAAGAAGCGCGCTTATTGATGATGGGCCACCATCGATCGATCAAGAATCGCGAACAATCCTTGCTGAGTCGCTCGGCAGCGGAAGTCGGTTTAGCAGCTGATGTGACCCAATTCTGGAACCACATCCAAGGTAAAGTTCACCCCAGCTTCCGAGCAACCTACGACCGTAGCCATGCGGCTATGAGCTAA
- a CDS encoding phasin family protein, with the protein MGFGDILQKALYLGVGLASVASETATTKLADLRVQAKKVTDDLVARGEITTEQAQKLIDELIQQAQDAPTRNSDPNPQTGPRRIEILEDEPEPKGSDVGDLRDQVLNLQAELQRLRRES; encoded by the coding sequence ATGGGTTTCGGTGACATTTTACAGAAGGCCCTCTATCTGGGAGTCGGTTTAGCCTCAGTCGCCAGTGAGACGGCAACAACGAAGCTAGCAGACCTGCGCGTCCAGGCGAAAAAGGTGACCGATGATCTCGTTGCTCGTGGTGAGATTACTACCGAGCAAGCACAGAAGTTGATTGACGAGTTGATCCAGCAAGCGCAGGACGCTCCCACCCGAAACTCTGACCCTAATCCTCAAACCGGCCCCCGTCGTATTGAGATTTTAGAAGATGAGCCTGAGCCCAAGGGTAGCGATGTTGGCGACTTACGGGATCAGGTTTTGAACCTACAGGCTGAACTTCAACGCTTGCGGCGTGAGAGTTAG
- a CDS encoding DUF1997 domain-containing protein yields MKLRSDPRTVASYLSAHGDWFQRCAKPLATERMSANAYCVSIGRIGALGYELEPKVGLELLPEVNGLYRILSVPLTGCHHTGCESGELVDQGYEVDFKSCFQIQPDSTDCLTCIEWQLDLGVTVQLPRFVQAMPGNLIERTGNQVLYQVVKRISRRLTQKIQEDFHSTIGSAQA; encoded by the coding sequence ATGAAGCTGCGCTCGGACCCGAGAACGGTGGCCTCCTATCTGAGTGCCCACGGTGACTGGTTCCAGCGTTGTGCTAAGCCGCTCGCTACCGAGCGGATGAGTGCAAACGCCTACTGTGTCAGCATTGGGCGGATCGGAGCTCTTGGCTACGAGTTAGAGCCGAAGGTAGGTTTGGAGCTGTTGCCTGAAGTTAATGGTCTCTACCGAATCCTCTCGGTCCCTTTAACTGGCTGTCACCATACGGGTTGCGAGAGCGGTGAACTCGTTGATCAGGGTTACGAAGTCGATTTCAAGTCTTGCTTTCAAATCCAGCCCGACAGTACAGACTGCCTCACCTGCATTGAGTGGCAGCTTGACCTAGGGGTGACGGTCCAGTTGCCGCGCTTCGTCCAAGCTATGCCGGGCAACTTGATTGAGCGCACCGGCAATCAGGTGCTCTATCAAGTGGTCAAGCGCATCTCCCGCCGCTTAACCCAGAAGATCCAGGAGGACTTTCACAGCACCATTGGATCAGCCCAAGCGTAG
- a CDS encoding isopenicillin N synthase family oxygenase — protein MPNTANLIPLIDFRLFTNGNTTERQAIVAEFYRACHDIGFIYLKNHSVPKPLIEELFAQAKYFFDLETSAKQQIAWSSEVGNRGYVGFGREQLDPGGSTDLKEAFNVGIELDSAQIAEHSQALITNQWPSELPDFRETVLEFYQTCTQASLEILRAFATALDLPETFFDDKHNPGDNTLRLLHYPASAVAADTEQIRAGVHSDYGSITLLFQDEVGGLEVCTTWGEWIRAPYIPDTIVVNTGDLMQRWTNDVFVSTKHRVVSPAGPSALRSRYSVAFFCHPNTDTVVTCLPSCQNSDRPALHPPIQAGEYLSSRLQATY, from the coding sequence ATGCCAAACACTGCTAACTTGATCCCCCTGATTGATTTCAGACTATTTACAAACGGCAATACTACCGAGCGGCAGGCTATTGTGGCTGAGTTTTATCGAGCCTGTCATGACATTGGTTTTATCTATCTTAAGAACCACAGTGTACCAAAGCCTTTAATCGAGGAGTTATTTGCCCAAGCTAAATATTTTTTTGACTTGGAAACCTCAGCCAAACAGCAGATTGCTTGGTCAAGCGAGGTAGGCAATCGGGGCTATGTTGGCTTTGGCCGAGAGCAGTTAGATCCGGGCGGTTCTACTGATTTGAAGGAAGCATTTAATGTTGGTATAGAGCTCGATTCTGCCCAGATTGCTGAGCATTCTCAGGCACTCATCACTAATCAATGGCCCTCGGAATTACCCGATTTTCGTGAGACAGTTCTGGAGTTTTATCAAACTTGTACGCAGGCGTCATTGGAGATCCTAAGAGCCTTTGCCACTGCACTGGATTTGCCGGAAACCTTCTTCGACGATAAACACAATCCAGGCGATAACACGCTGCGCTTACTGCACTATCCTGCATCAGCAGTGGCAGCAGATACAGAGCAAATTCGGGCTGGAGTTCACTCTGACTACGGCAGCATTACCCTTCTGTTTCAAGATGAAGTTGGCGGGCTAGAAGTGTGCACAACTTGGGGAGAATGGATACGGGCGCCATACATCCCCGACACCATCGTTGTAAACACAGGCGATTTGATGCAACGCTGGACCAACGATGTCTTTGTCTCGACCAAGCATCGAGTGGTTAGCCCTGCTGGTCCTAGCGCCTTGCGCTCCCGCTACTCGGTAGCCTTTTTTTGTCATCCCAACACCGACACGGTAGTTACTTGTCTGCCCAGTTGCCAAAATTCAGACCGCCCAGCTCTACATCCCCCGATTCAAGCTGGGGAGTACTTGTCGAGCCGTTTGCAAGCAACTTACTAG
- a CDS encoding nucleoside triphosphate pyrophosphatase has protein sequence MPLPSLVLASASPARRRLLQSAGLDPTVRQSDFDESQVQISDPAQLVQTLAQRKAETVAPQFSNALVLGCDSVLAINDEIHGKPADPAEAVARWQQMRGAVGDLYTGHALIDTAQLKTLVRCQVTRVHFAQVTDAQIQAYVATGEPLNCAGCFALEGKGGLFVEKLEGCHTNVIGLSLPLLRQMFADLGYDITDFWS, from the coding sequence ATGCCCCTGCCGTCTCTTGTTCTCGCTTCTGCCTCCCCTGCTCGTCGCCGTCTTTTGCAAAGTGCTGGTTTGGATCCCACCGTTCGCCAGAGCGACTTTGATGAATCGCAAGTGCAAATCAGCGATCCGGCGCAATTGGTACAAACGTTGGCTCAGCGCAAGGCAGAAACGGTTGCGCCCCAATTTAGCAATGCCCTGGTTCTAGGCTGTGATTCGGTTCTAGCCATTAACGACGAAATCCACGGTAAGCCCGCTGATCCCGCAGAAGCTGTTGCCCGTTGGCAGCAGATGCGCGGAGCGGTTGGTGATCTCTACACGGGCCATGCTCTGATCGACACGGCACAGCTCAAAACTCTGGTCCGCTGTCAAGTAACCCGGGTTCATTTTGCTCAGGTCACCGATGCCCAAATTCAGGCTTATGTGGCCACTGGGGAGCCGCTCAACTGTGCGGGCTGCTTTGCCCTCGAAGGCAAAGGTGGCCTATTTGTCGAAAAATTAGAAGGTTGCCACACTAACGTGATCGGCCTCAGCCTGCCCCTGCTGCGCCAGATGTTTGCTGACCTAGGCTATGACATCACCGACTTCTGGTCGTGA